Genomic DNA from Filimonas effusa:
GCCGCCTTGTTTAATTCACCCGCTCTTTTAAAGAATAACCCGTCGCTGGCCATTGTGTAATAAACCCTGGCCCCTGCCATAATAAGCCCGTTATTGCAACCAAATGTCGATACCATGATCATCAGGGCAATAATGATGGTGCCGGCAGGACCGAAAATAACCTGTGAGGCTGCAACCGCTACACGGTCCTTATCAGCCGTAGCTATTTCTTGTAAAGGCAATACCGCCGTATAAATGATGTTGGTGGCAAGGTAAAGAAGCGTCACAATGAGTGTGCCGGCAAAAAGACTAAGCCCTATGTTTCGTTTCGGGTGCTTGATCTCACCGGCCACAAAAGCCACGTTATGCCACGAATCACTGCTGAAAATAGAGCCTACCATAGCTGCAGCAATGGCCCCCATAGCTGCAAAAAGAGTGTAATCTCCAACACCGCCTCCTGTTTGCAAAGGTTGTAAACGCCACGCATTACTCCAGTTCAGTGCCCAGGTGTTGGAATCAAATGCCAGTAAACCAAAGATCAATAATCCAAACAGGCTCACCAGTTTGGTTAGTGTAAACGAGGTTTGTAGTGTCTTGCCGGTTTTAACGCCACGCGTATTGATAAACGTAAGAAGTACGATCACGGCAATCGATAATAGTTGTGCCCGCGAAACTGTAAAAAATCCCAGGTCGCCGGCAACAATATCTTCACTGAACGCGGGTATCAGGTAGGCCGCAAACTTCGCAAATGCAACCCCTACAGCGGCAATGGTAGCTGTCTGTATTACAGAAAAAAAACTCCACCCATATAAAAAGCCGATCAATGGATTATAGGCCTCCTTTAAATAAACATACTGGCCACCGGCACGGGGAAACATTCCGCTTAATTCTCCATAGCTTAAAGCAGCTGTTAATGTCATGAATCCTGTGAGCAGCCATACCAGCAACAACCAGCCGGAACTACCCACATTCCGCGTTATATCAGCGCTAACAATGAAAATGCCCGATCCTATCATACTGCCCGCTACCAGCATAGTAGCATCAAGTAACGACAAAGCAGGCTTGAAAGCAGGAGCGTTTGCTTGCATACATTCTTTAGTTTTGGTTGATTATGTATAAAGCTAAACTTCTCCTGCTTCCTTTTCTAAGCGCTTCTTAGCATTTTATGC
This window encodes:
- a CDS encoding APC family permease; this translates as MQANAPAFKPALSLLDATMLVAGSMIGSGIFIVSADITRNVGSSGWLLLVWLLTGFMTLTAALSYGELSGMFPRAGGQYVYLKEAYNPLIGFLYGWSFFSVIQTATIAAVGVAFAKFAAYLIPAFSEDIVAGDLGFFTVSRAQLLSIAVIVLLTFINTRGVKTGKTLQTSFTLTKLVSLFGLLIFGLLAFDSNTWALNWSNAWRLQPLQTGGGVGDYTLFAAMGAIAAAMVGSIFSSDSWHNVAFVAGEIKHPKRNIGLSLFAGTLIVTLLYLATNIIYTAVLPLQEIATADKDRVAVAASQVIFGPAGTIIIALMIMVSTFGCNNGLIMAGARVYYTMASDGLFFKRAGELNKAAVPAFALWIQCVFACCWSLSGKYGDLLDMISFVVVGFYMLTIAGIFILRKKRPDAERPYRAFGYPVLPILYILMGLAFCILLIIYKPRFTWPGLLIALAGIPVYYLVIGRGHRKAGGSTTGHKAAGSRVINSGLTNDSVMAGK